The Leadbettera azotonutricia ZAS-9 genome has a window encoding:
- a CDS encoding Gfo/Idh/MocA family protein: MDKVRMGIIGIGNMGSVHIKSLVQGLVPGMELAAAADSLEEKRQWAKGILPKGFPIYNEGSEIIKSGKVDAVLIAVPHYQHPPLAMEAFRAGLHVMCEKPAGVYTKQVREMNEAAAKSNVVFGMMFNQRTNAWYRRMHELVQGGSLGAIKRVSWIITDWYRPQAYYDSGGWRATWDGEGGGVLLNQCPHNLDLLQWICGMPSKVRAFCHNGKWHSIEVEDDVTAYLEYPNGATGTFITTTADAPGTNRFEVTLEMGKIICDNANELTLHRLSTNEREFCKTARGGFDRPAAAVEKIETDGSNEQHNGVLKAFAGRVLRGTPLVAEGREGINSLALSNAMHLSSWLDKTIALPIDEDLFLEELNKRRARKGS; this comes from the coding sequence GGAGCTTGCGGCAGCGGCTGACAGTTTAGAAGAGAAGCGCCAATGGGCCAAGGGCATCCTGCCCAAGGGTTTTCCAATTTATAATGAAGGCAGCGAGATCATAAAAAGCGGCAAGGTTGACGCTGTCCTCATCGCGGTACCCCACTACCAGCATCCTCCCCTGGCAATGGAAGCTTTCAGGGCCGGCCTCCATGTGATGTGCGAAAAGCCCGCAGGGGTCTACACCAAACAGGTGCGGGAAATGAACGAAGCCGCTGCCAAAAGCAATGTGGTTTTCGGCATGATGTTCAACCAGAGAACCAATGCCTGGTACCGCAGGATGCACGAGCTTGTCCAGGGCGGGAGCCTCGGGGCAATAAAGAGGGTAAGCTGGATCATCACCGACTGGTACAGACCCCAGGCCTATTACGATTCCGGGGGGTGGCGTGCCACCTGGGACGGCGAAGGCGGCGGGGTGCTCCTGAATCAATGCCCTCATAACCTTGACCTCCTCCAATGGATTTGCGGAATGCCTTCCAAAGTCAGGGCTTTTTGCCATAACGGCAAATGGCACAGCATCGAAGTGGAAGACGATGTTACCGCCTATCTGGAGTACCCTAACGGAGCAACTGGCACTTTTATTACTACCACTGCGGATGCTCCCGGTACCAACCGTTTTGAAGTAACCCTCGAAATGGGGAAGATCATCTGCGATAACGCCAATGAATTGACCCTTCACCGTTTGTCCACGAACGAACGGGAATTTTGCAAAACCGCCAGGGGCGGCTTTGACAGGCCCGCCGCAGCTGTCGAGAAAATTGAGACCGACGGCAGCAATGAACAGCACAATGGGGTGCTCAAGGCTTTTGCGGGCCGCGTGCTTAGGGGGACGCCTCTTGTAGCCGAAGGCAGGGAGGGCATCAACAGCCTCGCTCTTTCCAATGCCATGCATCTTTCGTCATGGCTGGATAAGACCATCGCGCTTCCCATAGACGAAGACCTCTTCCTTGAGGAACTCAATAAACGCCGGGCCCGCAAAGGTTCATGA